The Neoarius graeffei isolate fNeoGra1 chromosome 12, fNeoGra1.pri, whole genome shotgun sequence genome window below encodes:
- the LOC132895755 gene encoding zinc finger BED domain-containing protein 4-like, with product MAVKKMMKGQTTLKNPFGPQLPQSSAGATAITRDIGVFIAADMRPFSVVENAGFRRLIHTLEPKYTIPSRSHIARTVVPNIYEETKAMIKQTLKEAESIAITTDGWTSRGTLSYITVTAHTIASDWKMVNVVLQTRPLFESHTGTNTAEVLQAAITDWELTRPNHGIRIVTDDAHNMDVAAREARLEPHIKCFAHTITLATQAGLSVARVARLLGRVRRVAAFFHRSTTATIVLMSKQKLLQLPPHKLIMDVTTRWNSTVDMLDCYLEQQAAIAAALTSPEIRQNARTIDTLDSSDFRDAKDLVKLLHPLKTATTVLCEEKSPAVSLIVPLKNMIEQSMTPNDGDSTAVADTKSAILSNISGRYSGDAYNFLLECTALDPRFRTLPELDHDQRTLFS from the coding sequence ATGGCTGTAAAGAAAATGATGAAAGGACAGACAACACTTAAAAATCCCTTTGGACCTCAACTTCCACAGTCAAGTGCTGGAGCCACGGCAATAACAAGAGACATAGGCGTTTTCATTGCAGCTGATATGAGACCATTTTCTGTTGTAGAAAATGCAGGATTTAGGCGACTCATCCACACTTTGGAACCAAAATACACCATACCATCACGTTCGCATATTGCTCGCACAGTGGTGCCAAATATTTACGAAGAGACCAAGGCTATGATTAAACAGACTCTAAAAGAGGCAGAAAGCATCGCCATAACAACCGATGGTTGGACATCTAGAGGTACACTGAGTTATATCACAGTTACGGCTCACACAATTGCTAGTGACTGGAAAATGGTAAATGTTGTACTTCAGACTCGCCCGCTTTTCGAGTCCCACACAGGGACAAACACAGCCGAGGTTTTACAAGCAGCTATCACTGACTGGGAGCTTACAAGGCCAAACCATGGCATCCGTATTGTAACTGATGATGCGCATAACATGGATGTGGCTGCACGCGAAGCAAGATTGGAGCCGCACATAAAGTGCTTTGCCCACACTATAACCTTAGCTACGCAGGCTGGTCTCAGTGTAGCGCGCGTCGCTCGTTTGCTCGGGCGGGTGAGACGTGTGGCTGCTTTTTTCCATCGGAGTACTACAGCTACCATAGTGTTAATGTCAAAGCAGAAACTGCTACAACTACCACCACACAAGTTAATCATGGACGTCACTACACGATGGAACAGCACTGTTGATATGCTGGATTGTTACCTGGAGCAGCAAGCCGCTATCGCAGCAGCTCTTACCAGCCCAGAGATAAGACAAAATGCCCGAACCATCGATACACTCGACAGCTCCGATTTCAGAGATGCCAAAGACCTTGTGAAGCTGTTGCATCCTTTGAAGACAGCCACCACTGTCTTATGTGAAGAGAAGAGCCCCGCAGTGTCACTTATTGTTCCACTGAAGAACATGATCGAACAGAGCATGACACCGAATGATGGCGATTCCACCGCTGTGGCCGACACAAAGAGCGCAATCCTCAGTAATATTTCAGGAAGATATAGTGGAGATGCATACAACTTTCTGCTGGAGTGCACAGCGCTGGACCCAAGGTTCCGGACTCTACCTGAGTTAGACCATGATCAGCGCACACTGTTTTCATGA